One genomic window of Halococcus sediminicola includes the following:
- the mptA gene encoding GTP cyclohydrolase MptA — protein sequence MSQQLPDVQAAKPDVTVGLNHVGVTDVEKLVKLGREEKRPIVLMATFEVFVDLPSWRKGADMSRNMEVIDETLEAAVAEPAYRVEDVCGDAAERLLDKHEYTTEATVEMEAEYVTRERTPASDKETQGTATIIASACATEEGTTEEIGTRVTGMTVCPCSQGMSASRARDTLSELGVDDETTEQFLEEVPQAGHSQRGHATLRIRSDGAPEVDFHDLLDVARDSMSARIYNLAKRPDEDHMTEAAHENAKFVEDCVRDMAEGVVGEFPDLADEAVVTMKQSNDESIHQHNAHAERVATVGQLRSELDDTVPADD from the coding sequence ATGAGCCAGCAGCTGCCGGACGTACAGGCCGCCAAGCCCGATGTCACTGTGGGACTCAACCACGTCGGCGTCACCGACGTCGAGAAACTCGTCAAACTCGGTCGGGAGGAAAAGCGCCCCATCGTCCTGATGGCGACCTTCGAGGTGTTCGTCGACCTACCCTCGTGGCGCAAGGGCGCGGACATGAGCCGGAACATGGAGGTCATCGACGAGACCCTAGAGGCGGCCGTCGCCGAACCGGCCTATCGCGTGGAGGACGTCTGTGGCGACGCCGCCGAGCGCCTGCTCGACAAACACGAGTACACGACCGAGGCGACGGTCGAGATGGAAGCCGAGTACGTCACGCGCGAACGGACGCCCGCGAGCGACAAGGAGACCCAAGGAACGGCGACCATCATCGCCAGCGCCTGCGCGACCGAGGAAGGAACGACCGAGGAGATCGGTACCAGAGTCACGGGCATGACGGTCTGTCCGTGCTCGCAGGGCATGTCGGCCTCGCGCGCCCGCGATACTCTTTCGGAGTTGGGCGTCGACGACGAGACCACCGAGCAGTTCTTGGAGGAGGTGCCACAGGCCGGCCACTCCCAGCGCGGGCACGCGACCCTCCGGATACGGAGCGACGGCGCGCCCGAAGTCGACTTTCACGACCTCCTCGACGTGGCACGCGATTCGATGAGCGCCCGTATTTACAACCTCGCCAAGCGCCCCGACGAGGACCACATGACCGAGGCCGCCCACGAAAACGCGAAGTTCGTCGAGGACTGCGTGCGCGACATGGCCGAGGGCGTCGTGGGCGAGTTCCCCGACCTCGCGGACGAGGCGGTGGTGACGATGAAACAGTCGAACGACGAATCGATCCACCAGCACAACGCCCACGCCGAGCGCGTTGCGACCGTCGGCCAACTCCGCTCCGAACTCGACGATACGGTTCCGGCCGACGACTAG
- a CDS encoding NAD(+)/NADH kinase: MRVGIVARRGNERAATLAAEVREHLRESDAEVWLDEATADVLAVDGYPVAEMGDCTLVLSIGGDGTFLFTAREVGTTPIMGVNLGEVGFLNATSPADALAELTRELDHIERAGEPRTRTVPRLRVAGEDVSLPLALNEIVVMGQRGPGPGRGAAFTVEIDGSEYLDSHADGVLVATQTGSTAYNLSEGGPLVHPDVPALVVTDMAATDPMPPLVVARDSEIVISAADGDTVVVADGRTRAPLDAPATVTVSAADEPTRIAGPPLEFFSALDKLD; the protein is encoded by the coding sequence ATGAGGGTCGGTATCGTCGCCCGGCGAGGCAACGAGCGGGCGGCCACGCTCGCCGCCGAGGTCCGCGAACACCTCCGCGAGTCGGATGCCGAGGTGTGGCTCGACGAGGCGACCGCCGACGTGCTCGCGGTCGATGGCTACCCCGTCGCAGAGATGGGCGACTGCACGCTCGTGCTCTCCATCGGCGGCGACGGCACCTTCTTGTTCACCGCCCGCGAGGTCGGCACGACGCCGATCATGGGGGTCAACCTCGGTGAGGTCGGCTTCCTCAACGCGACCTCGCCGGCCGACGCGCTCGCCGAACTCACGCGCGAACTCGACCACATCGAGCGCGCGGGCGAGCCACGGACCCGGACCGTACCCCGACTGCGCGTCGCTGGCGAGGACGTCTCGCTGCCGCTCGCGCTCAACGAAATCGTCGTGATGGGGCAGCGCGGTCCCGGTCCCGGTCGCGGCGCGGCGTTCACCGTCGAGATCGACGGCAGCGAGTATCTCGATAGCCATGCCGACGGCGTGCTCGTCGCCACACAAACCGGAAGCACGGCCTACAACTTGAGCGAGGGCGGCCCGCTGGTCCATCCCGACGTGCCGGCGCTCGTCGTCACGGACATGGCTGCGACCGATCCAATGCCACCGCTGGTCGTCGCCCGCGACAGCGAGATCGTCATCTCTGCCGCCGACGGCGACACGGTGGTCGTCGCCGACGGCCGCACCCGCGCCCCGCTCGACGCACCCGCGACGGTCACGGTGAGTGCCGCCGACGAACCGACCCGTATTGCTGGCCCGCCGCTGGAGTTCTTCAGCGCGCTCGACAAACTCGACTGA